One window of Alteromonas sp. LMIT006 genomic DNA carries:
- a CDS encoding N-acetylneuraminate synthase family protein, with translation MALHCFSDDPVPADNYNPRTIPDIAKRFEVITGLSDHTIDNSTALSSVALASCLIDKHVTMCSNGGGADERFSLEPLELKELCKDANIA, from the coding sequence ATCGCGCTTCATTGCTTCAGTGATGATCCAGTACCTGCAGACAATTACAATCCTAGAACGATTCCAGATATTGCAAAGCGTTTTGAAGTCATTACAGGTTTATCAGACCACACCATTGATAACTCGACAGCTCTGTCATCTGTTGCTCTTGCTTCTTGTTTAATTGATAAGCATGTAACAATGTGTAGTAATGGTGGTGGTGCTGATGAAAGATTTTCGCTTGAACCTTTAGAATTAAAAGAGTTATGCAAGGATGCAAATATTGCTTAG
- a CDS encoding O-antigen ligase family protein, whose product MHKLKYVLIILSLSMLVVLEPFYLGPFKFAILWKLALLYLGVSVLFLKKSIIIDKISIIAFLLTLFCFIVYADNIDYFEQTKSAVYFIFIPFLIVLLQNIKLNRNIQDKIILCVAISIVIVCIPYYFGILESYGTRFDLETFGLNSYAFLGPFQTTHTASVLLAVSSSILLFSFFNLRGDYFYRILFIILFFISIFFVYKTYVRTGYLVCVLSNLYIVYKLKFKDFGFKNKLFTIIIFIFVFFMFEYINQSDVVFSKRIADQYTDNSEIGWQTIGSGRLLFAFVNINHWLEVSLLQKLFGIGYVESVNYMYNEIGQRIISHNLFLDLLIQHGVIGLLLYLIVVFLIFKSIRNSMNFGCPPLYFSIYLSYITYQFVQGSNIFLFDVLLVLSYLSSKEFLNKNVTIK is encoded by the coding sequence ATGCATAAATTAAAATATGTTCTAATTATTTTATCACTTTCAATGCTGGTTGTGTTAGAACCTTTTTATCTAGGCCCTTTTAAGTTTGCAATCTTATGGAAATTAGCATTACTTTATTTAGGTGTGTCTGTACTTTTTTTAAAGAAATCAATAATAATTGATAAAATATCAATTATTGCATTTTTACTAACACTTTTTTGTTTTATAGTATATGCAGATAACATTGATTATTTTGAACAAACAAAGAGTGCAGTTTACTTCATTTTTATTCCTTTTTTAATTGTATTGCTTCAAAATATTAAGTTAAATAGAAATATACAAGATAAAATAATTCTATGTGTTGCAATATCAATTGTAATAGTTTGTATTCCATATTATTTCGGGATTTTAGAATCCTATGGTACAAGGTTTGATTTAGAAACCTTTGGACTTAATTCTTACGCTTTTTTGGGGCCATTTCAAACAACACACACAGCATCCGTTTTACTAGCTGTATCTTCATCTATTCTTTTATTTTCATTCTTTAATCTGCGAGGGGATTATTTTTATAGGATTTTATTTATTATTCTTTTCTTTATTTCTATATTTTTTGTTTATAAAACTTATGTTCGAACTGGTTATTTGGTTTGTGTTCTTTCTAATTTATACATTGTATATAAATTGAAATTTAAGGATTTTGGATTTAAAAATAAATTATTTACAATAATCATATTTATATTCGTATTTTTTATGTTTGAATATATTAATCAGTCTGATGTTGTTTTTTCAAAGAGAATTGCTGATCAATATACTGATAACTCTGAAATCGGTTGGCAAACAATTGGTTCTGGCAGATTGTTATTTGCTTTCGTAAATATTAATCATTGGCTAGAGGTCTCTCTTTTACAAAAATTATTCGGCATAGGTTATGTTGAATCAGTTAACTACATGTATAATGAGATTGGTCAAAGAATAATTAGTCATAATTTATTTTTAGATCTTTTAATTCAGCATGGTGTAATTGGCTTGCTTTTATATTTGATTGTTGTTTTTTTAATTTTCAAATCTATTCGTAATTCTATGAATTTTGGATGTCCTCCATTATATTTTTCTATTTATCTATCATATATAACATATCAATTTGTTCAAGGTTCTAATATATTTCTTTTTGATGTTTTATTAGTTTTATCGTACTTGTCTTCTAAAGAATTTTTAAATAAGAATGTTACAATTAAATAG
- a CDS encoding DapH/DapD/GlmU-related protein, which yields MLLSKLIMLVKKFFSIIKYLDRYSQYYFYYDKYDISKTFIFSGRDIELYGGGVIKINGPGYCGNRTVIQSVQGCKVVIGSNVSISHNVRIYTSSRNPQDIVSQRQHISYIEMDVLIGDNCWIGANVFINPGVVIGNNSVVGANSVVTKNIPPNSVFAGCPAKKIG from the coding sequence ATGTTGCTTTCAAAATTAATTATGTTAGTTAAAAAGTTTTTTTCTATTATAAAGTATCTTGATAGATATTCGCAATATTATTTTTACTATGATAAATATGATATCTCAAAAACCTTTATATTTTCTGGACGTGATATAGAACTTTATGGCGGTGGTGTAATTAAAATAAATGGACCTGGCTACTGTGGGAATAGGACTGTGATACAATCAGTTCAAGGTTGCAAAGTTGTTATTGGTTCTAATGTTTCTATTAGCCATAATGTAAGAATATACACTTCTAGTAGAAATCCACAAGATATAGTTAGTCAACGACAACATATTAGCTATATTGAAATGGATGTTTTAATTGGTGATAATTGCTGGATAGGAGCTAATGTTTTTATCAATCCTGGTGTGGTAATTGGGAATAATTCTGTGGTTGGTGCAAATAGTGTTGTTACAAAGAACATTCCACCTAATTCTGTGTTTGCAGGTTGTCCTGCAAAAAAAATTGGTTGA
- a CDS encoding serine O-acetyltransferase, with protein sequence MFKFYQELYCLGSNTKGKFFIFFFRISSYQGSNILLLIFSRLFRLFYSIIVQWFMGIDVPPLTKIGFGFTLFHGTGLVIHRNTIIGKNVRVRQSTTIGTAKFDHDTPVIGDNVDIGANTVIIGAINVGDNVIIGAGSVVTKDIPSNSIVVGNPARVVYEKG encoded by the coding sequence ATGTTTAAATTTTATCAAGAGCTATATTGTTTAGGCAGTAATACAAAAGGAAAGTTTTTTATCTTTTTTTTTCGTATTTCTTCCTATCAAGGTAGTAATATTTTATTACTTATCTTTTCTCGGTTATTTAGATTGTTTTATTCAATTATTGTTCAATGGTTTATGGGTATCGATGTTCCCCCACTTACTAAGATTGGGTTTGGTTTCACTCTTTTTCATGGAACTGGCCTAGTTATTCATCGGAATACTATTATAGGAAAAAATGTGAGAGTAAGGCAGTCTACTACTATTGGTACTGCAAAATTTGATCATGATACTCCAGTTATAGGTGATAATGTAGATATTGGAGCTAACACGGTTATTATTGGTGCAATTAATGTTGGCGATAATGTCATAATAGGTGCCGGTTCAGTTGTTACGAAAGATATCCCTTCTAATTCTATAGTAGTGGGGAATCCAGCAAGGGTTGTGTATGAGAAGGGTTAA
- a CDS encoding glycosyltransferase family 4 protein, with protein sequence MRRVKVIVVGSSRQTRGGITSVIKAYENSDIWDKFNCVWVESHIDSGIFNKLFYFMVGLIKFLFEIGGADIVHIHHSEPVSTIRKIPFILLTKLFRKKLIMHFHSFSADTTICGKFRDLYKFVFKKSDFVIVLSEYWKDLLYHEFELCEKVHVIYNPCLPLKDNIVTREKTILFAGTITSRKGYSVLLKAFSMFNKKIPGWNLVFAGNGEIEKARREARDYGIIDNTKFLGWVSGTDKEKVFESASIFCLPSFAEGFPMAVLDAVSFGVPVITTPVGGILDAFEHKSNALIFEPGDSDALCLCLEELALNNSLRESIKLQAFKTAKDRFEIQTLNTLMEKLYLRLLMH encoded by the coding sequence ATGAGAAGGGTTAAAGTGATCGTAGTTGGTTCTTCACGCCAGACTAGAGGTGGGATAACTAGTGTAATTAAGGCTTATGAAAACTCTGATATTTGGGACAAATTCAATTGTGTTTGGGTTGAATCTCACATAGATAGTGGAATATTTAATAAGCTGTTTTATTTTATGGTTGGGCTTATAAAGTTTTTATTTGAAATTGGTGGTGCAGATATTGTGCATATACATCATAGCGAACCTGTTTCAACAATACGAAAAATTCCTTTCATTTTATTAACTAAATTATTTAGAAAAAAACTAATTATGCACTTCCACTCTTTTTCTGCTGACACTACTATATGTGGAAAATTTAGGGACTTATATAAGTTTGTGTTTAAAAAGTCGGACTTTGTAATAGTTTTATCCGAATACTGGAAGGATCTACTTTATCATGAGTTTGAATTATGTGAAAAAGTTCATGTCATTTATAATCCTTGTCTACCATTGAAAGATAACATTGTTACTAGAGAAAAAACCATTTTATTTGCTGGAACAATAACTAGTAGAAAAGGTTATAGTGTTCTTTTAAAAGCTTTCTCGATGTTTAATAAAAAGATTCCTGGTTGGAATTTGGTGTTCGCCGGTAATGGGGAGATTGAAAAAGCAAGAAGAGAAGCAAGAGATTATGGAATAATTGATAATACCAAGTTTTTGGGATGGGTTTCGGGGACTGATAAAGAAAAAGTCTTTGAAAGTGCTTCAATATTCTGTTTGCCTAGTTTTGCAGAGGGTTTTCCCATGGCTGTGTTAGATGCCGTTTCATTCGGTGTTCCAGTTATTACAACACCTGTAGGTGGTATTCTTGATGCTTTTGAACATAAAAGTAACGCACTTATTTTTGAGCCTGGAGACAGTGACGCGTTATGCTTGTGTTTAGAAGAATTAGCTTTAAATAATTCTTTAAGGGAAAGTATTAAACTACAAGCATTTAAAACTGCTAAGGATAGATTTGAAATTCAAACTTTAAATACTCTAATGGAAAAGTTGTATCTTCGGTTGTTGATGCACTAA
- the gmd gene encoding GDP-mannose 4,6-dehydratase: MKKALITGVTGQDGSYLAEFLLQKGYEVHGIKRRASSFNTERVDHIYQDVHEDNPKFFLHYGDLTDTSNLTRILKEVQPDEVYNLGAQSHVAVSFESPEYTADVDAIGTLRLLEAIRFLGLEKKTKFYQASTSELYGEVQEIPQKESTPFHPRSPYAVAKMYAYWIAVNYRESYGMYACNGILFNHESPRRGETFVTRKITRGLSNISQGLEKCLYLGNMDALRDWGHAKDYVRMQWMMLQQDTPEDFVIATGKQISVREFVTLSAKELGITLEFSGEGVNEIATVAAIEGDNAEALSLGDVIVRIDPRYFRPAEVETLLGDPTKAKQKLGWEPEITVEEMCAEMVQSDLAKAKQHAILKSHGYDISVSVE; encoded by the coding sequence ATGAAAAAAGCTTTAATAACTGGCGTAACAGGACAAGATGGTTCATATTTAGCTGAATTCTTGTTACAAAAAGGTTATGAAGTCCATGGTATTAAACGTCGTGCATCAAGTTTTAACACTGAGCGTGTAGATCACATCTATCAAGATGTCCACGAAGATAATCCTAAGTTTTTTTTACACTATGGTGATTTAACAGATACATCAAATCTCACCCGTATTTTGAAAGAGGTTCAGCCAGATGAGGTTTACAACTTAGGTGCACAAAGCCATGTTGCTGTCTCATTTGAATCACCTGAATATACTGCAGATGTAGATGCTATTGGAACATTGCGCTTGTTAGAGGCTATACGTTTTTTAGGTTTAGAAAAGAAAACTAAGTTTTATCAAGCTTCGACCTCTGAACTTTACGGTGAAGTACAAGAAATTCCACAAAAAGAATCAACACCATTTCACCCTCGTTCACCATATGCTGTAGCTAAAATGTATGCTTACTGGATAGCAGTAAACTATCGCGAATCATATGGTATGTACGCATGTAACGGTATTCTATTTAACCATGAATCACCTCGTCGTGGTGAAACATTCGTTACACGTAAGATTACTCGTGGATTATCTAATATTTCGCAAGGTTTAGAAAAATGTTTATATCTAGGAAATATGGATGCACTTCGTGACTGGGGGCATGCTAAAGATTATGTTCGTATGCAGTGGATGATGCTTCAACAAGATACCCCTGAAGATTTTGTGATTGCAACCGGTAAGCAAATTTCTGTACGTGAGTTTGTAACACTTTCGGCTAAAGAGCTCGGTATAACCTTAGAGTTTAGTGGTGAAGGGGTTAATGAAATTGCCACTGTAGCTGCTATTGAAGGTGATAATGCTGAAGCACTAAGTTTAGGTGATGTAATTGTTCGCATAGACCCTCGTTACTTCCGCCCTGCAGAGGTAGAAACGTTACTTGGCGATCCAACAAAAGCGAAACAAAAATTAGGTTGGGAACCTGAAATTACTGTAGAAGAGATGTGTGCTGAAATGGTGCAAAGTGATCTAGCTAAAGCCAAACAGCATGCAATTTTAAAGTCGCACGGTTATGACATTAGTGTTTCTGTAGAGTAA
- a CDS encoding GDP-L-fucose synthase, whose translation MQAKTIFVAGHNGMVGSAIVRQLQKQPEVTVITRSRSELNLLDQSAVANFFESNDIEQVYLAAAKVGGIIANNTYPAEFIYENLMIQNNIIHSAHLAGVNDLLFLGSSCIYPKLAEQPMQESALLTGTLEPTNEPYAIAKISGIKMCESYNRQYGRNYRSVMPTNLYGENDNFHPENSHVIPALLRRFHEAKLAGDDKVIAWGSGKPMREFLHVDDMAAASIHIMNLSNDVYNSNTQEMLSHINVGTGIDCTIRELVETVAKVVGFKGDIEFDTSKPDGAPRKLMDVSRLKSLGWQYKISLEEGLTQTYEWFLANQDNFRK comes from the coding sequence ATGCAAGCTAAAACTATTTTTGTCGCTGGCCATAACGGAATGGTTGGCAGTGCAATTGTTAGGCAATTACAAAAGCAACCTGAAGTGACCGTTATCACTCGCTCTCGCTCAGAGTTAAATCTATTGGACCAAAGTGCTGTTGCTAATTTTTTTGAATCGAATGATATTGAACAAGTGTATTTAGCTGCGGCTAAGGTTGGTGGGATTATTGCTAATAATACTTACCCTGCAGAGTTTATATATGAGAACTTGATGATTCAAAATAATATAATTCATAGTGCTCATTTAGCTGGGGTAAATGACTTGCTGTTTTTGGGGTCTTCATGTATTTACCCTAAATTAGCTGAACAACCAATGCAAGAAAGTGCCTTATTAACAGGTACGTTAGAGCCAACTAATGAACCATACGCAATTGCTAAAATTTCCGGCATTAAAATGTGTGAATCATATAACCGACAATATGGGCGAAATTATCGCTCAGTGATGCCAACAAATTTATATGGTGAAAATGATAACTTTCATCCAGAAAACTCTCATGTAATACCTGCATTATTAAGACGCTTCCATGAGGCAAAATTAGCTGGTGATGACAAGGTTATTGCTTGGGGCTCAGGTAAACCTATGCGTGAATTCTTACATGTTGATGATATGGCTGCAGCCTCTATTCATATTATGAACCTTAGTAATGATGTTTATAACTCAAATACACAAGAGATGCTTAGCCATATTAATGTGGGTACGGGTATCGATTGTACTATTCGTGAGTTAGTAGAAACTGTAGCTAAAGTTGTTGGCTTTAAAGGTGATATTGAATTTGATACTTCAAAACCAGATGGTGCGCCTCGTAAGCTTATGGATGTTTCTAGATTAAAGTCTTTGGGTTGGCAATATAAAATCAGCCTAGAGGAAGGGTTAACACAGACGTATGAGTGGTTCTTAGCCAACCAAGACAACTTTAGAAAATAG
- a CDS encoding GDP-mannose mannosyl hydrolase — protein MFLEQTTFETVIDSTPLVSIDLVVLNENNEALLGQRLNRPAEGFWFVPGGRILKNESLANAFKRLTLNELGIELELSIAELLGPYDHFYDDCVFNDKIKTHYVAIAYVLRLTKQQLDALPLNEQHAAYKWLSFDELLKSPMVHKHTKWYFEALIE, from the coding sequence ATGTTTTTAGAGCAAACAACGTTTGAGACAGTTATCGACAGTACCCCTCTGGTATCCATAGACCTTGTTGTACTTAACGAAAATAATGAAGCGTTACTTGGGCAAAGGTTAAACCGCCCAGCTGAAGGGTTTTGGTTTGTTCCAGGTGGTCGTATTTTAAAAAATGAGTCACTGGCTAATGCTTTTAAAAGGCTAACACTAAATGAATTAGGAATTGAACTTGAATTATCAATTGCTGAACTGCTTGGCCCTTATGATCATTTTTATGATGACTGTGTATTTAACGATAAAATAAAAACACACTATGTCGCAATTGCTTATGTATTAAGGCTTACAAAGCAACAGCTTGATGCATTACCATTAAACGAACAGCATGCAGCATATAAATGGCTTAGTTTTGATGAATTACTCAAATCGCCTATGGTCCACAAGCATACAAAATGGTATTTTGAAGCATTAATAGAATAA